The Rhodamnia argentea isolate NSW1041297 chromosome 7, ASM2092103v1, whole genome shotgun sequence genome contains the following window.
TCAAATAATTCAATCAACTTGCTGCTGTTCGCAGTGTTTCAATACTCACCGGGCCATGACGTATCCGAAGTTACCAAGGCAGACTATGACTCCTGCAAAGTGACTAGTCCCATCCAAACTTACACGAGTGGCTCCACAGTCATCCCTCTCGCATCTCCTGGGAAAAGATACTTCATTTGCAGTTCACCTGGACATTGTGCTGCCGGAATGAAGCTCCAAGTTAACACTCTGACAGCTTCATCgactccatctccatctccatctcctgaCACTTTGCCTCCTCTAGGACCTGTCTCAACTCCATCACCTGTTACAGTGGTCGGTCCAGTTTTGCCTGAATCTCCTGCCACTTCTCCCCTAGGACCTGCCTCAACTCCATCACCTGCTACAGTGGTCGGTCCAGTTTCGCCTCCAGCTCCAGAAGCATCTTCGCCGTTAATGACATCTTCATCAAAATCAACTCCTGCATTGTCGCCCGAGGTTTTTATCACTCCCCCAAGCCATGTTTCGGCAGAATCAGCAACTTCGTCAGCTAAAAAGGGCAGTTTTCCCACCACTCTGGCTGTGGGATTGAGCTTTTTCAGCGTGTTACTTATTGCCCAGAAGGCATCTTAGAGCTACATGTTGACCATGGAGACTTGCATGGTGCACTGTTCTGTGAGTTTAATCTTTCTGTGCTTCAATGTACCGTTGACAAGCAAATTCTTTTAGATTACTGTGTCTATGCCGTTAAATTGTTGAATCAGAAATTGGACGAGCTCTTTGAACATTTTATTTGAGAAGAAGACCATATCAGTTGAGAGAACTGCAAGCAGCATTCCGACATGGTCGGAGGTGTCATTACTACGAATCAAGGCACAAGCACAGCCACACCGAATAATGAATCTCTTGGTTCCCTAGAAAAGTAGAGGCGGTATCTTAAGCATTCTCATTATGTGCTACTAAGAACATTCATTTGCTCTATGCAAGAGTCATGAGATGAAAAAGCTATGATGTGAACAATTTCTAACAGTTTCACTAGAATTCAATCTGAC
Protein-coding sequences here:
- the LOC115750893 gene encoding uclacyanin 1-like, which produces MGMPRTFLTSLLLATVLFELAMATNYVVGGLNGGWDLTTDQTTWTSSQTFLAGDNLMFQYSPGHDVSEVTKADYDSCKVTSPIQTYTSGSTVIPLASPGKRYFICSSPGHCAAGMKLQVNTLTASSTPSPSPSPDTLPPLGPVSTPSPVTVVGPVLPESPATSPLGPASTPSPATVVGPVSPPAPEASSPLMTSSSKSTPALSPEVFITPPSHVSAESATSSAKKGSFPTTLAVGLSFFSVLLIAQKAS